In Mycoplasma sp. Mirounga ES2805-ORL, a single window of DNA contains:
- a CDS encoding MSC_0624 family F1-like ATPase-associated membrane protein — translation MKKEIINNKKVYDNYETLLKNQNINWIAKICKISIVLFLSLSWLMILIFSTRTIFAKPMLLNNSIYFFMNLDVSQQKTANFLILFRVILLSFVLFYSAYRNYINIDLYEKNIKLYLPFFILYFSLSIVSVVLFFTFFSLFTKSIIQLSFILIPVLLLSIADQVTRFILGRKFNPTLYRNKIPILISVFSQVVLVTVTMLILFLWSSANYNSMFGENGNNYFYDKWQKLFTERKFSNFFLILFAFLFLAILIMGSNIYFVVYLINKKYNEYFLKNKITLAISLLASTLVWFVILLFEKNKIILITGESQKNEYIYLIETALILILFTLFAFLTLYKKIKTKSTLINLVYFSCFNLLIWTSLIITIFLNDNNNVNSINLFFASIVGLASYIIFRFKNKNINTWITFFAKLNLISSILTILVFGLNKILLNSDPKNYLFYTIDSNLYLTQIFVVIQVSLWVLFLTYISISAFIVFLKIAKLSNGKKEF, via the coding sequence ATATTTTCAACAAGAACAATTTTTGCTAAGCCTATGTTATTAAATAATTCGATATACTTTTTTATGAATTTGGATGTTTCACAGCAAAAAACTGCTAATTTCTTAATTCTTTTTAGAGTTATTTTATTATCGTTTGTTTTATTTTATTCAGCATATAGAAACTACATCAATATTGATTTATATGAAAAAAACATTAAGTTATATTTACCATTTTTTATTCTTTATTTTTCATTATCAATAGTAAGTGTTGTTTTATTCTTTACTTTTTTCTCATTGTTTACTAAAAGTATTATTCAATTATCATTTATTTTGATACCTGTTTTATTATTGTCAATTGCTGATCAAGTAACTAGATTTATTTTAGGAAGAAAATTTAATCCAACATTATATAGAAATAAGATTCCTATTCTAATTAGTGTGTTTTCACAAGTAGTTTTAGTTACAGTTACCATGCTAATTTTATTCTTATGATCAAGTGCTAACTACAATTCAATGTTTGGCGAAAATGGTAATAATTATTTTTATGATAAGTGGCAAAAATTATTTACAGAAAGAAAATTTTCTAATTTCTTTCTTATTCTATTTGCATTTCTCTTTTTAGCAATTTTAATAATGGGTTCAAATATATATTTTGTGGTTTATTTAATAAACAAAAAATATAATGAATATTTTTTAAAAAATAAAATTACTTTAGCAATCAGTTTATTAGCTTCAACATTGGTATGATTTGTTATTCTTCTATTTGAAAAAAATAAAATAATATTAATTACGGGTGAATCGCAAAAGAACGAATATATTTATCTAATCGAAACTGCACTTATTTTAATCTTATTTACATTATTTGCTTTTTTAACACTATACAAAAAAATAAAGACAAAAAGTACTTTAATAAATTTAGTTTATTTTTCATGTTTCAATTTATTAATTTGAACATCATTGATAATAACAATTTTTCTAAACGATAATAATAATGTAAATAGTATTAATTTATTTTTTGCTTCAATAGTGGGTTTAGCTTCATATATTATTTTTAGATTTAAGAATAAGAATATTAATACTTGAATTACATTTTTTGCTAAATTAAATTTAATTTCATCAATATTAACAATTTTAGTTTTTGGTCTTAATAAAATTTTATTAAATAGTGATCCAAAAAACTATTTATTTTATACAATTGATTCCAACTTATATTTAACACAAATTTTTGTAGTAATTCAAGTTTCATTATGAGTATTATTTTTAACTTACATCAGTATTTCAGCTTTTATAGTTTTTCTAAAGATTGCAAAACTATCGAATGGAAAAAAGGAGTTTTAA
- a CDS encoding DUF2714 domain-containing protein: protein MKKNKNTKLDKTNLFDVYKHYKEIKEDPFFISFDKLTASVLIKSQLGFDSKVFNDFEKQIQKAINNKYEILFRNFVISFNVNLKFSADILVPIVTSKLSSNSETINFKSSNEISKDNFLSIYNEIIYQLLKQGNYLEVLPNLIVHLSKSTNSLKVSFSEQWVMDIDRGDNGSK, encoded by the coding sequence ATGAAAAAAAATAAGAATACAAAGTTAGACAAAACAAATCTTTTTGATGTTTATAAGCATTATAAGGAGATTAAAGAAGATCCTTTCTTTATATCTTTTGACAAATTAACAGCATCAGTTTTAATAAAAAGTCAATTGGGTTTTGATTCTAAAGTGTTTAATGATTTTGAGAAACAAATTCAAAAAGCAATCAATAACAAGTATGAAATTCTTTTCCGAAATTTTGTTATTTCTTTTAATGTAAATTTAAAATTTAGTGCCGATATTTTAGTGCCGATAGTAACTAGCAAATTAAGTTCTAATTCTGAAACTATTAATTTTAAATCGTCAAATGAGATATCTAAAGACAATTTTTTAAGTATTTATAATGAAATTATTTATCAATTACTAAAGCAAGGCAATTATCTAGAGGTACTTCCTAATTTAATTGTTCACTTATCCAAATCAACAAATTCACTAAAAGTTTCTTTTAGTGAACAATGAGTAATGGATATTGATAGAGGTGACAATGGATCTAAATAA
- a CDS encoding MSC_0622 family F1-like ATPase gamma subunit, with translation MDLNKLVLKKRNLENIYLKVNNEKNVLLTNMLKLTKKINYLVHDCLNTKQLIIDLVNRFNIKNIFVNRDKNKIFQKIKRTFSKPKNLWIYLSEEQKYSTDSYSRYEKNILREVDKKNSTFITIGKKAKDFVIKNNFNLFKSFDKSDLNYKFIMQISQIIKLLFFEEGYENVYFVLNSNKNYDGHFTLLPINEFDINRLITKNEHIDKEFDNLSNVKFFPNIDEFLDTQIDLFIQSAIYSLIVESSFYKTKVGLVTTNKTLKDLDETISKISKKVTNLKREKEIEEITLLTRTNKKMIINLGASEEE, from the coding sequence ATGGATCTAAATAAATTAGTTCTTAAAAAAAGAAATTTAGAAAATATTTATTTAAAGGTAAATAATGAAAAAAATGTTTTATTAACAAACATGTTGAAGTTAACTAAAAAAATTAATTATTTAGTTCATGACTGCCTAAACACAAAACAATTAATAATAGACCTAGTTAATAGATTTAATATTAAAAATATTTTTGTAAATCGGGATAAAAATAAAATATTTCAGAAAATTAAACGAACATTTTCAAAACCAAAGAATCTTTGAATATATTTATCAGAAGAACAAAAGTATTCAACAGATTCTTATTCAAGATATGAAAAAAATATCTTGAGGGAAGTTGACAAAAAGAATTCAACATTTATAACTATTGGTAAAAAAGCCAAGGACTTTGTTATAAAGAACAATTTTAATTTATTTAAGAGCTTTGACAAAAGTGACTTAAACTATAAATTTATAATGCAAATTAGTCAAATTATTAAATTACTTTTTTTTGAAGAAGGTTATGAAAATGTATATTTTGTTTTAAATTCAAATAAAAACTATGATGGACACTTTACTCTTCTCCCTATTAATGAGTTTGATATAAATAGATTAATAACTAAAAATGAGCATATAGATAAAGAATTTGATAATTTATCAAATGTTAAGTTCTTTCCGAACATAGATGAGTTTTTAGATACTCAAATAGATTTATTTATTCAAAGTGCTATTTATTCCTTGATTGTAGAGTCATCATTTTATAAAACAAAAGTTGGATTGGTTACAACCAATAAAACATTAAAAGACCTTGATGAAACTATTTCTAAAATTTCTAAAAAAGTTACAAACCTTAAGCGCGAAAAAGAAATTGAGGAAATTACTCTATTAACTAGAACTAATAAAAAGATGATTATTAATCTTGGAGCTAGTGAGGAAGAATAA
- a CDS encoding MSC_0621 family F1-like ATPase epsilon subunit encodes MSRQTFKLLINYDFGKSIIFNKADIAINYDEEKQWIYLDSNSLGGFGKKLFRINDYEKNKTWYIFLENVSFIVSEKTIKIKTDSQVTFLEQARVKVDLTKLIKEKRKQIEYLSAIKKIGINIDNYLRLNDYKQMLYELELRQLFNLVEGDLNE; translated from the coding sequence ATGAGTAGACAAACATTTAAATTACTTATTAACTATGATTTTGGGAAAAGTATTATTTTCAACAAAGCAGATATAGCTATAAATTACGACGAGGAAAAACAATGAATCTATTTAGATTCAAACTCATTAGGCGGTTTTGGTAAAAAATTATTTAGAATTAATGACTATGAAAAAAACAAGACTTGATACATTTTTTTAGAAAACGTTAGTTTTATAGTTAGCGAAAAAACAATAAAGATCAAAACAGATTCTCAAGTTACTTTTTTAGAACAAGCTAGAGTCAAGGTTGATTTAACTAAGTTAATTAAAGAAAAAAGAAAACAAATTGAATATTTAAGCGCCATTAAAAAAATTGGAATTAATATTGATAATTATCTAAGACTAAATGATTATAAACAAATGTTGTACGAATTAGAGCTTAGACAGTTATTCAATTTGGTCGAAGGAGATTTAAATGAATAA